A genomic stretch from Caballeronia sp. LZ062 includes:
- a CDS encoding shikimate dehydrogenase — MAQDTSFSASLDAGLNGATRVYFIVGDPIAQVRSPSGVTAAMRATGRDAIVIPAHVAPADLDAFFAGVTPMQNVDGIIITVPHKFSAAQYCRTLTGESEFLGATNMLRRNADGTWHGGMSDGVGMVAALADAGCRPAGKRALLIGAGGAGSAIGHALVEAGVASLAIRDFDAARTSALVSRLASLGRGAVNIADDADADAQAYDIVVNASPAGMRPGDPLPIDVSRLAPKTFIGDVVTKPPITPFIEAARARGCPTVTGTQMFGRVCDAMVEFLLKD, encoded by the coding sequence ATGGCGCAGGACACATCTTTTTCCGCATCGCTCGATGCAGGCTTGAACGGCGCAACCCGCGTGTATTTCATCGTCGGCGATCCGATTGCGCAGGTGCGCTCGCCGTCCGGCGTGACAGCGGCCATGCGCGCGACCGGTCGCGACGCGATCGTCATTCCGGCGCATGTCGCCCCGGCTGACCTCGATGCGTTCTTCGCCGGCGTCACGCCGATGCAGAACGTCGACGGCATCATCATCACCGTGCCGCACAAGTTCAGCGCGGCGCAGTACTGCCGGACGCTCACCGGCGAATCCGAATTTCTCGGCGCGACCAACATGCTCAGGCGCAATGCCGACGGCACATGGCACGGCGGCATGTCCGACGGCGTCGGCATGGTCGCGGCGCTCGCGGATGCCGGCTGCAGGCCGGCCGGGAAGCGCGCGCTCTTGATCGGCGCGGGCGGCGCAGGCTCGGCAATCGGACATGCGCTCGTCGAGGCGGGCGTGGCGTCGCTCGCCATTCGCGACTTCGATGCCGCGCGCACGAGCGCGCTCGTCTCGCGGCTCGCGTCGCTTGGACGCGGCGCGGTGAACATCGCTGACGACGCCGACGCCGACGCGCAGGCGTACGACATCGTCGTCAATGCGTCGCCAGCGGGCATGCGTCCGGGCGATCCGCTGCCCATCGACGTATCGCGCCTCGCGCCCAAGACATTCATCGGCGATGTCGTGACCAAGCCGCCGATCACGCCGTTCATCGAGGCGGCGCGCGCGCGGGGCTGCCCGACCGTCACCGGCACGCAGATGTTCGGCCGCGTCTGCGATGCAATGGTGGAATTCCTGCTGAAGGACTAA
- a CDS encoding Gfo/Idh/MocA family oxidoreductase: protein MNRKRLAIAGAGAIGRMHMERAQLHPDCEVVAVADPSPASQAVAQTHGARWFESIDAMLDAVHPDGVIVATPNAAHLEAGLACIARRVPALVEKPITDTVEQARQLVDAARRADVPLVVGHQRRHSPILKRAREIVQSGRLGQPVSTNALATFYKPEPYFELDWRRKPGGGPVLINLIHDIDMMRFLLGEIAEVQALTSNRVRGYEVEDTAAVLLRFENGALGTLTVSDCTVAPWNWDLAAGEAAHYPRQNVNTHFISGTDASLTLPLLEVWEYRAAKGWHDPLTVERTAPHFSDPYHEQLRHFAAVIDGNETPVCSGEDGARTLAATLAVHRSARERRAVAPDE, encoded by the coding sequence ATGAACAGAAAACGTCTGGCAATAGCCGGAGCGGGCGCCATCGGACGCATGCATATGGAGCGCGCGCAGCTGCATCCTGATTGCGAAGTGGTGGCCGTGGCGGACCCGTCGCCCGCATCGCAAGCGGTCGCGCAGACCCACGGCGCGCGCTGGTTCGAAAGCATCGATGCGATGCTCGATGCCGTGCATCCCGATGGCGTCATCGTCGCGACGCCCAACGCGGCGCATCTCGAAGCGGGGCTCGCGTGCATCGCGCGGCGTGTGCCGGCGCTCGTCGAAAAGCCGATTACCGATACCGTGGAGCAGGCGCGCCAGCTCGTCGATGCCGCGCGGCGTGCGGACGTGCCGCTCGTCGTCGGACATCAGCGCCGGCATAGCCCGATCCTCAAGCGCGCTCGGGAGATCGTGCAGAGCGGACGGCTCGGTCAGCCTGTGTCCACGAACGCACTTGCGACGTTCTACAAGCCGGAACCTTATTTCGAACTCGACTGGCGCAGAAAGCCGGGTGGCGGACCCGTGCTCATCAATCTGATCCACGACATCGACATGATGCGCTTTCTGCTGGGCGAGATCGCAGAGGTGCAGGCGTTGACGTCGAACCGCGTGCGCGGCTACGAAGTGGAAGACACGGCCGCCGTGCTGCTGCGGTTCGAGAACGGCGCGCTCGGCACGCTGACCGTGTCGGATTGCACGGTGGCGCCGTGGAACTGGGATCTCGCGGCGGGCGAGGCGGCGCATTATCCGCGGCAGAACGTGAATACGCACTTCATTTCGGGCACCGATGCATCGCTGACGCTGCCGTTGCTCGAGGTCTGGGAGTACCGCGCTGCGAAGGGATGGCACGACCCGCTGACCGTCGAGCGCACCGCGCCGCACTTCAGCGATCCGTATCACGAGCAATTGCGTCATTTCGCGGCGGTCATCGACGGCAACGAGACTCCGGTTTGCTCAGGCGAAGACGGGGCGCGCACGTTGGCCGCGACGCTGGCGGTGCATCGGTCGGCGAGGGAGCGGAGGGCGGTCGCGCCGGACGAATGA
- a CDS encoding FAD-dependent oxidoreductase encodes MNRASSDLSDNETFDVVVIGAGGAGMSAALFAAIEGARVLLVESTEYVGGTTAYSAGTTWIPASMHMAAVNPADSSANAEGFLDRAVGERSRAAMRRAFLDAGPKAVAHIEANSDVKYRARPFHPDYLSELEGSTLCGRALEPLPFDGRKLGAAFALIRAPIPEFTVLGGMMVDRDDVAHLLKMTKSFASFRHAAKLLARHARDRMSAPRGTRLVMGNALIGRLLYSLLQRGVTLLTRTSVEALHTGAGGIEGVTLMQSGTRRRVAVTGGVILASGGFNRHASRRAAMLPGADPAWCPGAPGHTGRAQDLALEAGARFGEGAMSHAFWAPVSVRKRADGTTAVFPHFLMDRGKPGMIVVDQNGERFLNESTSYHLFGIAMQEANRTTPSVPAYLITDTEGLRKYGLGMVRPGGKGLAPFLADGYLTQASTLDALAGKLCIDAVRLAKSVSRMNRYARTGVDAEFHRGTTDYQRANGDASWTGPNPCLGPIERAPFYAVRLYPGDIGAATGLVTDTHARVLDRDDQPIGGLYAVGNDMQSVMGGVYPGPGITLGPGLAFAYLAGRHAAARVQRTASSTAHSRANDTTSPAC; translated from the coding sequence ATGAACCGGGCATCAAGCGATCTCAGCGATAACGAAACGTTCGATGTCGTCGTCATCGGCGCGGGCGGGGCGGGCATGTCGGCGGCACTCTTCGCCGCCATCGAAGGCGCCCGCGTGCTGCTCGTCGAAAGCACGGAATACGTCGGTGGGACCACCGCATACTCCGCGGGCACAACGTGGATTCCCGCGTCGATGCACATGGCAGCGGTTAATCCCGCCGATTCGTCCGCGAACGCCGAGGGCTTTCTGGATCGCGCGGTCGGTGAGCGCAGCCGCGCCGCGATGCGCCGCGCGTTTCTCGATGCCGGCCCAAAAGCGGTCGCGCATATCGAAGCGAACTCGGACGTGAAGTACCGGGCGCGCCCGTTCCATCCGGACTATTTGTCCGAACTGGAAGGCTCCACGCTGTGCGGCCGCGCGTTGGAACCCTTGCCTTTCGACGGACGCAAGCTCGGCGCCGCATTCGCACTGATTCGCGCGCCGATTCCCGAATTCACCGTGCTCGGCGGCATGATGGTGGACCGGGACGACGTCGCGCATCTGCTGAAAATGACGAAGTCGTTCGCTTCCTTCAGACACGCCGCGAAGCTGCTCGCGCGTCATGCGCGCGACCGCATGAGCGCGCCGCGCGGCACGCGTCTCGTGATGGGCAATGCGCTGATCGGCCGCCTGCTCTATTCGCTGCTTCAGCGCGGCGTCACGCTGCTCACGCGCACGAGCGTCGAGGCGCTGCACACGGGCGCGGGCGGCATCGAAGGCGTGACGCTCATGCAAAGCGGCACACGGCGGCGCGTTGCGGTGACGGGCGGCGTGATCCTCGCAAGCGGCGGCTTCAATCGCCACGCCTCGCGTCGCGCCGCGATGTTGCCGGGCGCCGATCCCGCGTGGTGTCCGGGCGCGCCGGGTCACACGGGCCGCGCGCAGGATCTTGCGCTCGAAGCAGGCGCGCGCTTCGGCGAAGGCGCCATGTCGCACGCATTCTGGGCGCCGGTGTCGGTGCGCAAGAGGGCGGACGGGACGACCGCCGTGTTCCCGCACTTCCTGATGGATCGCGGCAAGCCGGGCATGATCGTCGTCGATCAAAACGGCGAGCGTTTTCTGAACGAAAGCACGTCGTATCACCTCTTCGGCATCGCGATGCAGGAAGCCAACCGCACGACGCCTTCCGTGCCCGCGTATCTCATTACGGATACCGAAGGATTGCGCAAGTATGGTCTCGGCATGGTGCGTCCGGGCGGCAAAGGACTCGCGCCGTTCCTCGCAGACGGCTATCTGACGCAGGCCAGCACGCTCGACGCACTGGCCGGAAAGCTCTGCATCGACGCGGTGCGGCTCGCGAAGAGCGTATCGCGCATGAACCGCTATGCGCGAACGGGCGTCGATGCGGAGTTTCATCGCGGCACCACCGACTATCAACGCGCGAACGGCGACGCCAGCTGGACCGGCCCGAATCCGTGTCTCGGGCCGATCGAGCGCGCGCCGTTCTACGCGGTGCGGCTCTATCCGGGCGACATCGGCGCGGCGACGGGCCTCGTCACCGATACGCACGCGCGCGTGCTCGACCGCGACGACCAGCCGATCGGCGGTTTGTATGCGGTGGGCAACGACATGCAATCCGTGATGGGCGGCGTCTATCCGGGGCCGGGCATCACGCTCGGGCCGGGACTTGCGTTCGCGTATCTCGCCGGACGGCACGCGGCGGCGCGCGTCCAACGAACCGCTTCGAGCACTGCGCACAGCCGCGCGAACGACACGACGAGCCCCGCATGTTGA
- a CDS encoding FAD-dependent oxidoreductase, with protein sequence MLTRSDSPSDVPPVLQCDVLVLGSGAGGLSTAVTAATLGLSVIVCEKEDVFGGTTAWSGGWMWIPHNPLAVRAGIVEQADAPRAYLQSELGAHFDAAKAAALIEHGPRMIDFFETNTSMRFIDGNRIPDFHTTHGAATGGRSVCAMPFDGRELGALIGKLRPPLAEMTVNGMAIASGQDLAHFLNATRSVRSAWHVARRLAMFAAHKLRHGRSMHLVNGNALVARLLKSAADRGVQLRTRAKAMELLRDGDRVTGAHVEIEGVLHRIDARRGVVLACGGYPHDVARRAQTFSYTPTGKEHWSAAPRSNTGDGIRIGEAAGAHFDAAGQAPAAWAPVSLVPKPDGEPVAFPHLIERGKPGVIAVRPDGTRFVNEASSYYDFIDALLRATPASDEVCAWLVCDHRFQRRYGLGFAKPYPFPLAAYERSGYLQSAPTLDALAERCGIDAHGLRETIAAYNAHAAQGRDPAFGRGSTPYNRMQGDASHRPNPCVAPILDGPFHAVKVLPGSLGTFAGLATDARARVLDARHAPVPGLFAVGNDAASMMGGHYPAGGITLGPAMTFGYLAGRELAQLSGEEAAADESLSNEARTLQ encoded by the coding sequence ATGTTGACACGAAGCGATTCTCCGTCGGATGTGCCGCCCGTGCTGCAATGCGACGTGCTCGTGCTCGGCTCCGGCGCGGGCGGTCTTTCCACGGCGGTCACGGCCGCGACGCTCGGCCTCTCGGTCATCGTCTGCGAGAAGGAAGACGTGTTCGGCGGTACGACCGCGTGGTCCGGCGGCTGGATGTGGATTCCGCACAATCCGCTCGCGGTGCGCGCGGGCATCGTCGAACAGGCGGACGCGCCGCGCGCTTATCTGCAAAGCGAACTGGGCGCGCACTTCGACGCCGCAAAAGCTGCCGCGCTCATCGAGCACGGTCCGCGCATGATTGACTTCTTCGAGACGAACACGTCGATGCGTTTCATCGACGGCAACCGCATTCCCGACTTTCACACGACGCACGGCGCGGCGACGGGCGGGCGTTCCGTCTGCGCGATGCCGTTCGATGGCCGCGAACTCGGCGCGCTCATCGGCAAGCTGCGCCCGCCGCTCGCGGAAATGACGGTCAACGGGATGGCGATCGCATCGGGGCAAGACCTCGCGCATTTTCTGAACGCGACGCGCTCGGTTCGGTCCGCGTGGCACGTCGCGAGACGTCTCGCCATGTTCGCCGCGCACAAGCTGCGCCATGGTCGGTCGATGCATCTCGTAAACGGTAATGCGCTCGTTGCGCGGCTGCTGAAATCCGCGGCGGATCGCGGCGTGCAACTGAGAACGCGGGCGAAGGCCATGGAACTCTTGCGGGACGGCGACCGCGTCACTGGCGCGCATGTAGAAATCGAAGGGGTCTTGCATCGGATCGACGCGCGGCGCGGCGTCGTGCTCGCCTGCGGCGGCTATCCGCACGATGTGGCCCGCCGCGCGCAGACATTCTCGTACACGCCAACGGGCAAAGAACACTGGTCGGCGGCGCCGCGCAGCAATACGGGCGATGGAATCCGCATCGGCGAAGCGGCCGGCGCGCATTTCGATGCCGCCGGCCAAGCGCCCGCCGCGTGGGCGCCGGTGTCGCTCGTTCCGAAGCCCGACGGCGAGCCGGTCGCTTTCCCGCATCTGATCGAGCGCGGCAAGCCGGGCGTGATCGCGGTGAGGCCCGACGGCACGCGCTTCGTGAACGAGGCGTCGTCCTATTACGACTTTATCGACGCGCTGCTGCGCGCCACGCCCGCCAGTGACGAGGTGTGTGCGTGGCTCGTCTGCGATCACCGGTTCCAGCGGCGTTACGGGCTCGGCTTCGCGAAGCCGTATCCGTTTCCGCTCGCGGCGTATGAACGCTCCGGCTATCTGCAAAGCGCGCCGACGCTCGACGCGCTGGCGGAACGTTGCGGCATCGACGCGCACGGCTTGCGCGAAACCATCGCCGCCTACAACGCCCACGCCGCGCAAGGCCGCGATCCGGCGTTCGGGCGCGGCTCGACGCCCTACAACCGCATGCAGGGCGATGCATCGCACCGGCCGAATCCGTGCGTCGCGCCGATTCTCGACGGCCCGTTTCACGCGGTCAAAGTGCTGCCCGGCAGCCTCGGCACCTTCGCGGGCCTCGCGACCGACGCCCGCGCCCGCGTGCTCGACGCACGGCACGCGCCGGTTCCGGGCCTGTTTGCCGTCGGCAACGACGCAGCCAGCATGATGGGCGGCCACTATCCGGCGGGCGGCATCACGCTCGGTCCCGCCATGACCTTCGGCTATCTCGCAGGGCGCGAACTCGCGCAGCTTTCGGGCGAGGAAGCTGCCGCCGACGAATCTCTATCCAACGAAGCAAGGACGCTGCAATGA
- a CDS encoding NIPSNAP family protein, which translates to MTLYDTVTLTVKIGTNAQVFERITASGNQPGSTLLGCWYSDIGELGKVMVLRGFASETALIAERRRLLLEGNPFGCGEFIVDVEVNSYALFPFLPPIQPAEHGGIYEMRVYGTKLASLQHTIDAWQNAVPERTQRSPLIGAMYALDGAVPRFLNIWPYKSVDERSRIRAEAVKDGIWPPKGGPAHLTTMEATIYVPAPFSPLR; encoded by the coding sequence ATGACTCTGTACGACACAGTGACGCTGACCGTGAAAATCGGCACGAACGCGCAGGTTTTCGAGCGCATCACGGCGAGCGGCAATCAACCCGGCTCGACGCTGCTCGGCTGCTGGTACTCGGATATCGGCGAGCTCGGCAAGGTGATGGTGCTGCGCGGGTTCGCATCCGAGACGGCGCTGATTGCGGAACGACGACGGCTTTTGCTCGAAGGCAACCCGTTCGGCTGCGGCGAATTTATCGTTGATGTGGAAGTGAACAGCTATGCGCTCTTTCCGTTTCTCCCGCCGATTCAGCCCGCGGAGCATGGCGGCATCTACGAGATGCGCGTCTACGGCACGAAACTGGCGAGCCTTCAGCACACCATCGACGCGTGGCAGAACGCGGTACCCGAGCGCACGCAACGCTCGCCGCTGATCGGCGCGATGTACGCGCTCGACGGCGCCGTGCCGCGCTTCCTGAACATCTGGCCGTACAAGAGCGTGGACGAGCGCTCGCGCATCCGCGCCGAAGCGGTGAAGGACGGGATCTGGCCGCCGAAGGGCGGACCGGCGCATCTGACGACGATGGAAGCCACCATCTACGTGCCCGCGCCGTTCTCGCCGCTGCGCTGA
- a CDS encoding sugar phosphate isomerase/epimerase, translated as MRTRKLSLSALTVLELTPPQMVECAAKAGYDFVGLRILPATETEVRHEIIGATPLLRETLAALKDTGIGVLDTEILRLKPDTDVTAYEPMLDTAAQLGARYVLVAGNDPDEARTADRLAQLCDIARPYDLAPSLEPMPWTDVKDIVQGARIVKAARRANTGLIVDPIHFDRTNSSVETLRALPREYFGYLQFCDAPAARPADVETLLYQARCARMIPGEGGIDLASILRALPDDLPLSIEAPMQEWSKTASALQRATRLREATLAVLAGTYG; from the coding sequence ATGCGCACACGCAAACTATCGCTGTCCGCACTGACGGTGCTGGAGTTGACGCCGCCGCAGATGGTCGAATGCGCCGCCAAGGCGGGCTACGACTTCGTCGGCTTGCGGATTCTGCCCGCGACGGAGACGGAGGTCCGGCACGAGATCATCGGTGCGACGCCGCTTCTGCGCGAAACGCTCGCGGCGCTCAAGGACACGGGCATCGGCGTGCTCGATACCGAAATTCTGCGGCTGAAACCGGACACCGACGTGACCGCCTACGAGCCGATGCTCGACACGGCCGCGCAACTCGGCGCGCGCTATGTGCTCGTCGCGGGCAACGATCCCGACGAGGCGCGCACGGCAGACAGACTCGCGCAGCTTTGCGACATCGCGCGGCCATACGACCTCGCGCCTTCGCTGGAACCGATGCCGTGGACGGACGTGAAGGACATCGTGCAGGGCGCGCGCATCGTAAAGGCGGCACGGCGCGCGAACACGGGGCTGATCGTCGATCCGATTCACTTCGACCGCACGAACTCGTCGGTCGAAACGCTGCGCGCGTTGCCGCGCGAATACTTCGGTTATCTGCAGTTCTGCGACGCGCCCGCCGCGCGCCCGGCGGATGTCGAGACGCTGCTGTATCAGGCGCGATGCGCGCGCATGATTCCGGGCGAAGGCGGCATCGATCTCGCGAGCATCCTTCGCGCGCTGCCGGACGATTTGCCGCTCTCCATCGAAGCGCCGATGCAGGAGTGGTCGAAGACGGCAAGCGCGCTGCAACGTGCGACGCGGCTGCGTGAGGCCACGCTTGCCGTGCTCGCCGGAACGTATGGTTGA
- a CDS encoding IclR family transcriptional regulator: MAGNLERALAIIELLARNGGRMPLATIADTLNIPRSGTHRLLAMLIDEGYVRQDEDHGEYMLALKLVSLALIYLSTGGVLDVSQPVLDRLAAASGELARLGVVEDDHITFVGKAQGAKSGLRYDPDMGSQPPLHCTASGQAWLSSLSDEEALALVAKQGGLGKPGQGGPKAPRTIQQFLSDLHAARKRGYGIASETYEAGMTSMAAPIHHPVTGVVVGVVSLAGPTSRLPDARLKELAPALLEAASDMGAATLSSPYFKRSEPKPEPRDDQAVAGKKTKRGATAR; the protein is encoded by the coding sequence ATGGCAGGAAATCTGGAGCGCGCGCTGGCCATCATCGAGCTGCTCGCCAGGAACGGCGGGCGCATGCCGCTCGCCACCATCGCGGATACGCTCAACATTCCGCGCAGCGGCACGCACCGGCTGCTCGCCATGCTGATCGATGAAGGCTATGTCCGTCAGGACGAGGATCACGGCGAGTACATGCTTGCGCTCAAGCTCGTGTCGCTCGCGCTGATCTACTTGTCGACGGGAGGCGTGCTCGATGTCTCGCAGCCGGTGCTGGACCGGCTCGCGGCGGCCTCGGGCGAACTGGCGCGGCTCGGCGTGGTCGAGGACGATCACATCACGTTCGTCGGCAAGGCGCAGGGCGCCAAGTCCGGCCTGCGCTACGACCCGGACATGGGCAGCCAGCCGCCGCTGCATTGCACGGCGAGCGGGCAGGCGTGGCTGTCGTCGCTGTCGGATGAAGAGGCGCTCGCGCTCGTCGCGAAGCAGGGCGGCCTCGGCAAGCCGGGGCAAGGCGGCCCGAAGGCGCCGAGGACGATCCAGCAGTTTCTGTCAGACCTGCACGCGGCGCGAAAGCGCGGCTACGGTATCGCGAGCGAGACCTACGAAGCCGGCATGACGTCGATGGCCGCGCCGATTCATCATCCGGTGACGGGCGTGGTCGTGGGCGTGGTGAGCCTCGCGGGGCCGACGAGCCGTCTGCCCGACGCGCGTCTTAAGGAACTCGCGCCCGCGTTGCTGGAGGCCGCGTCCGATATGGGCGCTGCGACGTTGAGCTCGCCGTACTTCAAACGTTCCGAACCGAAACCTGAGCCGCGCGATGATCAAGCGGTCGCGGGCAAGAAGACGAAGCGCGGCGCCACGGCGCGCTGA
- a CDS encoding cytochrome P450, with protein MTAATAIAPARELNDLPSPRGLPLIGNLHQLAPATHHLTLERWAAELGTPYLFRLGRTPVTVWSDIELSHAVMRERPHRYRRYEPIEAVLKEFGCNGLFSVEGEAWLPQRRLVMQALSIPHIKAFYPTLAAITDRLRRRWEAAARDGRIVDMIEDLKRFTVDVTSALAFGEDPNTLEKDGDVIQQHLALLLPMLMSRVNAPFAYWRYVKMPGDRRFDHAIAEVHRYIRALMARARARMQPQQDEPRNLLEAMLALRDAPGSGITDDDVAANVMTLLVAGEDTTATSIAWALLFLGADEALQARIAGDARRALGDAPVCPSYDALRELDSCEAVCTEAGRLHPVAPYLSFEPLEDVRLLGVRLPAGTKMFMLNRPAMMDARHFADAARYDPERWLRNRRREANAAAHDTRAWLQFGAGPRVCPGRHLASVEMRLVVSMLAANFVSRLATDPANIHEVCAFTMVPSEMPMRLQMRDIAPKGGSTH; from the coding sequence ATGACAGCCGCGACCGCCATCGCTCCCGCGCGTGAACTCAACGACTTGCCGTCGCCGCGCGGCCTGCCGCTCATCGGCAACCTGCATCAGCTTGCGCCCGCCACGCACCATCTCACGCTGGAACGCTGGGCCGCGGAACTCGGCACGCCGTATCTTTTTCGTCTCGGCCGCACGCCGGTGACGGTGTGGTCGGACATCGAACTGAGCCATGCGGTGATGCGCGAGCGGCCGCATCGCTATCGGCGTTACGAGCCGATCGAAGCGGTGCTGAAGGAATTCGGCTGCAACGGGCTGTTTTCGGTCGAAGGCGAGGCATGGCTGCCGCAACGCCGCCTCGTGATGCAGGCGCTCTCCATTCCGCACATCAAGGCGTTCTATCCGACCCTCGCCGCCATCACCGACCGGCTGCGGCGGCGCTGGGAAGCGGCCGCGCGCGATGGGCGCATTGTCGACATGATCGAGGATCTCAAGCGCTTCACCGTCGATGTGACGAGCGCGCTCGCGTTCGGCGAAGATCCGAACACGCTGGAAAAGGACGGCGACGTCATTCAGCAGCATCTGGCGCTGCTACTGCCCATGCTCATGTCGCGCGTGAACGCGCCGTTCGCTTACTGGCGCTATGTGAAGATGCCGGGCGACCGCCGGTTCGATCACGCGATCGCGGAAGTGCATCGCTACATTCGCGCGCTCATGGCGCGTGCGCGCGCACGCATGCAGCCGCAGCAGGACGAGCCGCGCAATCTGCTCGAAGCGATGCTCGCCCTGCGCGATGCCCCCGGCTCCGGCATCACCGACGACGATGTGGCCGCGAACGTCATGACGCTGCTCGTCGCCGGCGAGGACACCACCGCGACGTCGATCGCGTGGGCGCTGCTGTTCCTGGGCGCGGACGAAGCACTTCAGGCGCGCATTGCCGGCGATGCCCGCCGCGCACTCGGCGACGCGCCCGTGTGTCCGAGCTACGACGCACTGCGCGAACTCGATTCGTGCGAAGCCGTCTGCACGGAAGCGGGCCGCCTGCATCCGGTCGCGCCGTATCTCTCGTTCGAGCCGCTGGAGGACGTGCGGCTTTTGGGCGTGCGCCTGCCGGCCGGCACCAAGATGTTCATGCTGAATCGCCCGGCCATGATGGATGCGCGTCATTTCGCCGATGCCGCTCGCTACGATCCCGAGCGTTGGCTGCGCAATCGTCGACGTGAAGCAAACGCCGCCGCGCACGACACGCGCGCCTGGCTGCAGTTCGGCGCGGGGCCGCGCGTGTGTCCGGGGCGGCATCTGGCGTCGGTGGAAATGCGGCTCGTCGTGTCGATGCTCGCGGCGAACTTCGTCTCGCGGCTGGCGACCGATCCGGCGAACATCCACGAAGTGTGCGCATTCACGATGGTGCCGAGCGAAATGCCGATGCGCCTACAGATGCGCGATATCGCGCCGAAGGGCGGCTCCACGCATTAA
- a CDS encoding XRE family transcriptional regulator: MTTTRSQQAPEQSAADLGRRVRQARVAQDMTLETASRLCGVSRSALSKIENELMSPTFDVLQKIVRGLRIDLSELFGNVSAPSASGRRALTRRDQGQRHAYRGYQMEVLATELAHKAMLPFRIRISAHTLDAFDDWGRHEGEEFLYVISGSVCLYSELYAPTHLNAGDSIYFDSRTGHAAISTSDEDAEVLWMATGGGVPA, from the coding sequence ATGACAACGACTCGAAGCCAGCAAGCACCCGAGCAGTCCGCAGCCGATCTCGGCCGGCGCGTCAGACAGGCGCGCGTCGCGCAGGACATGACGCTCGAAACGGCCAGCCGCTTGTGCGGCGTGTCGCGCTCGGCGCTGTCCAAGATTGAGAACGAGCTGATGTCGCCTACGTTCGACGTGCTTCAGAAGATCGTGCGCGGCTTGCGGATCGACCTCTCCGAGCTTTTCGGTAACGTGAGCGCGCCGAGCGCGAGCGGAAGGCGCGCACTCACTCGGCGCGATCAGGGCCAGCGCCACGCGTATCGCGGATATCAGATGGAAGTGCTCGCCACCGAACTCGCGCACAAGGCGATGCTGCCGTTTCGCATCCGCATTTCCGCGCATACGCTCGACGCCTTCGACGACTGGGGCCGTCACGAAGGCGAGGAATTTCTGTACGTGATCAGCGGCAGCGTCTGCCTGTACTCGGAACTCTACGCGCCGACGCATCTGAACGCGGGTGACAGCATCTACTTCGACAGCCGCACGGGACATGCGGCCATCTCCACGAGCGATGAAGACGCCGAAGTGCTCTGGATGGCGACGGGCGGCGGCGTGCCTGCTTAA